CACCTCGAGGCGTTGGCCACTCGAGACCGCCACGGTGGTGTCGACCTGTGGCAGCGCGCTCATGGTGGCGAGAGCAGCGGTGGCGAGGGAGAGCAGCACGGTCGCGGTCCTTTCAGCTCGCGGCGGAGACGAGGGCCGCGGCCTGCCGGAGCAGCTCCAGCTTCCGCCGCATCGTCTCCGCCAGGTGAGAGTTGAGGTAGATGTTCGCCGAGTCGGCGGCGAGGGCACGCTGGGCCTGGGCAATCGCCCGGTCGATGGTCGCCAGATTCTGTTCGATGATGCGCACCGTCGTGGTATCCAGCCGGCCGCGATTTCGGGTCAGGACCTGCTGCAGCTCCGCCACGGCCACATCGTAACTCCGCTCCGCCGGGCGTGCCGGACCGACCGCGACGGGCACCGCCGGCGCAGGGGCCGGCTGGGGCGCGACCGCCAGGGGGGGCGCCCCCGGGTGAAGCAGCCAGGCCGCTGCGCCGGAGAGAGTCATGAGGGCGATCCCCGCCGCCGCCAGCTGGGGCAGCGAGAAGACCCAGCGGCGGGGTATCCGCCCAGCGAGCCGGATCTCGGCCGGCCCGTCGGGCACGGCGGCAGGCGCGCCGATGCGGGCCGCGATGCCGGGCCAGAGGTCATGCGCCGGGGCACGATCATCCAGGGCTCGGGCCCGCCGGACGATCCGCTTGAGGTCCGCCACCGCCGCGCCGCAGGCGATGCAATGGCGGAGGTGGTCCTCGAGCGCGCTCCGATCCG
The window above is part of the Gemmatimonadales bacterium genome. Proteins encoded here:
- a CDS encoding zf-HC2 domain-containing protein produces the protein MTDIWTDRLSEYLDGELPDADRSALEDHLRHCIACGAAVADLKRIVRRARALDDRAPAHDLWPGIAARIGAPAAVPDGPAEIRLAGRIPRRWVFSLPQLAAAGIALMTLSGAAAWLLHPGAPPLAVAPQPAPAPAVPVAVGPARPAERSYDVAVAELQQVLTRNRGRLDTTTVRIIEQNLATIDRAIAQAQRALAADSANIYLNSHLAETMRRKLELLRQAAALVSAAS